The Plasmodium knowlesi strain H genome assembly, chromosome: 10 genomic sequence CTTCGGAAATTGTTGATGGAGGATTCAATGAGGGCGTTGATTCGTTGGATGCACTGCGGGGTGAAAGGAGTGTATACATGGTGTGTGTACTTTGGATGCATACATGGTGTGTGTACGCTGGGGGTACTGAAGGGTATACATACAATGATGCCCTTGGCCACTCTGGTCCGGCACGCTCACTCACCACGTCCACAGCCAGGTTCGTCATGAAGCGCTCCTTCAGTGAGTCAATGCAGAACTGGGTTCCATTCGCAAAGCAGGGAATTTTTAAAGCTGCGCATGGAAGGGGTGTACATGCATGTGCATGTGGTAAAGTGTGTGCGTGTGTAGGGGtgcgtgtgtatgtatgtgtgtatgtgtgtgtgtgtagggGTAAATTGAGAGGGTTGCAAAAAAGTAGAGACACAACATGGCAATAACATACTATTCAGACCACTGTCATAGAGCAGGCTCCTGAACTCACCTGGCATCATGAGCTCCACGAAAAGGATAATTTCCTCCGAATGTTTGCGAGCCTCCAGAAAGCCACTCACGATGAGGCGCCTGAAGTACTCGTAATTTTCAGATTTTTCTCCGTCCATGATATCCAGGTATTCCTGGGTGAGCTTGAAGGGAGAGGTTTCAAAATTCACATTCCCCGGAGAGTTGGTTAGCATGAACCCGTAATCTATGTGGATCAGGTGGCCGTCGGAGTCGAGCAGGAGGTTTCCGTTGTGCCTGTCCTTCACTTGGAGGAGGTATGAGATGAGGGAGTAGGCGGCGTGGCTCTCGATGAAGTTCTGCGGAAGGGTGAAAGTCACACAGGGTAGCGATGCAACAGTGTAACAATGAAACAAGGTAGCCGAGTAACAAGTTAACAATGCAACAGTGTAACGATGAAACAAAATAGCCGAGTAACAAGTTAACAATGCAACAGTGTAACACCTTGGGTAGCGAAGTGGCGCGCGGACAACACCGCAAACTGCCCCAAGGGTGCTCACCTTCTTGGCCTCGAAGATGTAGTCCGCAAAGACCACGTTGAAAATGGTGGAGATACTCTCGACACCAAACTTTCTCTTTAGAGAGTCCACCGAACACGTATCATTCACGTATTCTATGATACCCGAGTTCGCACCGGTGACTAGAATTTCATAAGGACGCAGCCACAGGGGTAGACCTGCATTTTCAAATATCACTTTGAATTGTCGTATCAGTTGGGATGCCAAAAGCTCTTGCCGCAAATCATCACCACCCTTAACAATTACGCACTTGAGATCCCATGTTTTCAATTTTCCATATGGAGAagttttccttatttttttttttttttcttcaaacaaCTCTCCCCATAAAAGCCTCTTTATAATtctacagtttttttttttaaattcttcatttgtaTAATTTTCTGGCTTGAAATATTCACTGATGTCTAATGGATcgattgttttttctccggAGGAGTGCAAACTGTTGCGCGTGTGGGTGGTGACAAGGGAGGGGTCGCTGGGTTGGGCTGCAATATGGCCATCATCGGGATCCTTACCCCTGGAGAGATTACATTCTCCATCTTCAGCGCCCATTTTATTCTCGTACAACCCTCCAGGCGATAAGCCACTCAACTCACTACTGATGCTCTCCACCGATGTTTTAATTTCATTGCTGTCGTTGTCGTTAGAACTGatattacatttttccatGGAGCTACTTAGATAATTTGGCATGGAGGCAGAGCGGGGGGTTACTAGGAAATTCTTGGCTCCCTCCCCGATTCCTTCCTCTGTGGGAGTGATACTCAAATTGGGAGATGCCTGCTGAAGGTTCGTTGGTTCTGGATTTACCTGTTCGACGTGTCCACTTGCACATTCTACGCTGCTTTCCCCATCGTTCTCTACATctccatcatcatcctcttcgCCATTCTCTTCGTTATCCTCCTCGTCATCCTCGTCCACCTTCATTCCAATGCACTTCCTAATTATGGAGAGGTTGTCCTCCTCCActgaggggaaggaaatcaGATTCTCCTTCCGCAGGTCGTTCACTATACAGTTGTACACGTATAGATGTTCCATTTTTAGGTCGTCCAGGTTCgcgtgcgttttttttcctttcactttGTCCTTACCCATATTATTACTTTCCTTTAGTACATCGTTCCCTTGTTCTACATCTGAATTACTTTGATCAGTTTGCCCCTtgtcctcctcttcctccccttctccactttcgctttttttttttttttttttctttttcttcttcttcctcttcccatCGTACATACTACTTCGCGGCTCGTAGTCGTAGGAACTACTGTTCTCGTTAAAGATTCCATAATTTTTGGACGAGCAGAAGTTTTTTTCGATTCGGTGGCCCTTCCTGCGTGGTTGCGGTTGCGGTTGTAGCGTCGATTCGTCCAGGGGTACTTCATCGTTCATGGTGTGCGTCACTGTTCCCGTCACACTGTCAGAAATGTGACGGGTTGCAGAATCTGTTGTTTCCCCACCTGTTCCATCGATTGGTCCTTTGACCCCAGAGTGAGAGGTCTCCCTGTCCGGCTGGTTTTCCCCCCTAGTGGGGTAAAATAGGTTATCCGGAATATGGCTGATGTCCTCGTCCAAATCGGCCACCTCAAACATGAGCAGATATGGCGCTCTCTTTTtcgagaaaaatattttacattcATCGTAATTGAAGTGTAGGATTTGTAAGGAACTACATTTGTTGGTTCTTTGTTCTCTTCTATGATTTAAGTGCGAGGAGGACGATAGGCACTCCAACGGAATGCACAGTCCCGTCATGGAGAATACATTTGTGCATGCAGCGACGATACATCTCCGCATGAGCATCCAACTGTTCAATGAGTATATGAACCTGTTCAGCAATTCATTTCGTATCTCTATATCAGGTTCTGTGGAGAGAAGGTTCGAAACAGATATTGTAAGGTTCACGAAGTTATTCAGTAGACTGAAATAATCACATCTCCTTTGTTTCATAAAGAATTGTTGTAGATCCTCAATCATGTCGAAGCTGCAACTAAATTctggaagaaagaattttGATGCACTCAGCGGATTTCCTAGCTTCGCGTACGTACTTGGTAACTTCACTTTCGCCCTGGCTATGGACAAGGCTCCAGAATTTATGATGTAACAATGGGGAAGCTTTGGGGGAGGAGCTGTGCTCGTTGTTTCCCTCTTTCGACACTTCTTGGGGGAGGCCATTTTGACTTTACCTTGCCCTACTGTTTCGACTTTACTTTGCCCCCCCGGTTCGACTTTACCTTGCCCCTCCGGTTCGACTTTACTTTGCCCCCCCGGTTCGACTTTACCTTGCCCCTCCGGTTCGCTGCCCTTCAACAAGTAAGAGTTGCATGGCCTTTGCAGGCAATTCTTAAAGAGCCTGTTCTGACGGAACCGCGCATTGTCTTTGATCCTTTTAATAATGTACTTCCTTTTGAAGAGAAGAGGATGAGCGAGGTTGAGAAGGTAAGATTGTTTGTTTTCGTTACCCGAGGTGCACTTACTGTTAAATGGTTTACAATTCACAACAGCCATTTCTATTTCCTGGGTCATCTTGTGTGCCAAGTCCTTGTATTTGGATGTGTTATCCTCCACTATGGAGTGGTAAATCCAACTTAGTTTCAATGCGAAGTGCATTGACTTGCTAGCTttataaagaaggaaacgataaagggaagaagaatcgTAACGGACGAGAGATATTAGGCTCAACTGTGGAAGGTAAAATAATATGTCTTCATACTTCCTTTGTGTGTAAAGAGAATTCACTAGGTATTCATGAACTCCCACTTCTCTCCTGTCGTACAGGTACCTAATGTGAAGGTGGGTGTCGAAATATTCACACCTGAATAATCTTAACAAGCTTCCTTCCTTTAGTGCACTCTTTGCTCCGTTGGCCTTATTATCTGCTTTGTCCCTATCGTTACTACTGTTTCCGTGGTGACTCTCCCTATCGTTGCTACTGCCTCCGTGGTGGCTACCTCCCCCGTCGTCTCCCTCCCCCACATGACTATCACTACACTTGATCTCGTTTATTATCTTCGGCTTGGAGGATGGTGACTCGCTAAAAATCCGAGAGATGCTTTCCCGTATTTGTGTGCGGCGGTTAGAGGAGGTACTGGGGGAATCCACACCTGAATGGTCATCGTCACGCTTGCCATCATGTTCATCGTCATGTTCACCAACACGTTCATCGTCATAACATGAGGAACCAGGATGATGGACCTGACCATCATGACGACTTCCATATACATCATCACAGAAATGGCGACTCCTGTTCATTTCCTTGTTTTCcaatttcattttaaacatttcgataatttttatttttttttgtttttctgcCGGTTGATCCTTTTCCTGCATTTTGTGTACTTCCCAACTTGGCATGTCTTCACTGGGATGGTTACTTTCATGTGGACtgttctcctccttcatgtGATTGTCACTCCTGTGATTTCCTTGAAGGGTGTAATTATCATCCGCGTGAATGCAGAGGTTCGAGTTCTCTCTCTTCTCCTCATTATTTTGATTACTATGTTGAGCCCCCGTTTTGGAGTATGTTCCTTCGTCTGGTTGACGATCCTCCATTCTTTTCTCTACCTCCACGTATTGATCATCTTCCCTTGGAGAGCTTGTTTCGTCAATTCTATGGACGGAACCCCTTCCTACGTTACTCCTCCCTGGGGCAGGCACTTCCTCAAGGTTGACACTATTCCCACTTGGTTCTCCGACAGGTTTATCACCAAGTCTATCATCAGGAGAATCATCATGTGTACAGCCACCCATTGGGGAATCCCCCTTGAACGGGTCTACACAGTGCTTAGGTTCTTCACTGCTCCTATCGTCGTGCACCTCACCCCCCCGACCTTTCAATCGAAGGCAAACAAAATCGTCCACGTATGCGTGCGCTTTGTAATTGTGTTTGTACAGAGACCTATATGATGTACTTTCTCCTGGTGTGGAGgtgcatttttccctttggtcGCATTCTGCGACAGTTGCACATTGGCCACTTGGGTCGGCGCCCTCAGTTACATTGTCAGCATCTTCCTTACTGGTCTGTCCTTCTGCGTGATCAGTTTTGTTGTCCATCTTGCCTATTGCGTTGCTCCTCGTTGGTTTGTTCGTCAGTtggttcgtttttttttttttttttttttttttttttttttttttgccaaaatggctagctaaaCACGGGGATGTTAAAaacgaggagaaaaaaaaaaaaaaaaaaaagggattgtccttttttctctcttcaaTTTGGAGAAGTGTGGCAGCTTTGCCGTGTTAGACTCCCACAGTGGTATCACATCGTACCATGTTGTTTAGTGAGCGTTTTCGGCAAATTCTGCCTGACTCGGTCAGGTGAAGAAACGCGTTTTCGGCATAATCTGCCTGACTTGGTCAGGTGACGAAGCACCCTTGCGGCATATTTCTCCCGACTTTGTTTTAGATCATATGATACATTATTATGTAATACACGTTGCCTAACTCGGTCAGGTTTTATCCCTGGGgatttcttttctccctttttcttgttcttcttttgtcCTTTCGCATAAACCAGGAGTTGCAAACGCACGAAGTGGTGGGGGGAAGGCATAGTTGACTCCCATGCTATGCTCTCTGTAATGTCAACATAACTCCCTCTCGTCAATGTCACTGATGTGAGCTGTTGGTGCAGATCCTTCGCGTCGCGATGCGTGATTTCTTAACCTTCCGCACAGCTTGGAAAGAATTTGCAGATAGTTTGAAATAGTTTGGAAGCTGCATGGGCATATGGATGGGAAaggtttctttctttcttttttttttttttggcctccttttctttgccgccttttttttttttttttttttttttttttgcccccatgcggtggaaaaaatggccgCAACTGGGATGTGCAGGAAAAGGGGGCTAACAAGTGACGCCCAAATTAGAGGGCAGGGAGAAAGCACAGGGgtcttaaaaggaaaaaaaaaaaataaaataaaataaacgtgTGGGAAGGCATGTGCATAAGAAATGGTAACCTGTTTattgtttatttattctttattttattttattttttttctctctttgtGTAATTagttttccccctctttagAGTTCCTTTTCTCGTTCTCTCAGGTTAGCAGTTAGCCTCACTTCTACTTCACGAGGGTGCAGAGATGTCTGCTCTCGACTGACCTACACATCTGTGCTTTCCCATGTGGATCCTCCGTCGAACGTATGCGCAGTTATTATGTGTTTCTTCCTCTGCGCTAAGGAGATTGCCATGTGAACCTCTTTGGAATGGCGGCGCTAAGGACAGATAATAAACTGCACTCCCCCCCTTCACGGTTACGTGTGCACCCCGAGGACGGCAAACAATACACCTAGGAGTGATGCTCCATTGTTTCTATTGCGACTACGTAATCCCATCTCATCAATGCCAACGCGCTCACTACTAACATCGCCGCTACTTTCAGCTctgcccattttttcccttagcGGAGTGAAGAAGACCTCCGGGTGACCTCCAAATTGGAACAAACGCCTGGTGGAGGACATGCCTGATTTTTGTCCCCCCTGATGTTacgttttcacttttttgtaCCACGTCTTAACGAGGAGAGAGTTCACAGGTGGGTGGGTAggtgggggggaaagacCTAAGTAAACTATTTGGAGTGCTAAAAAGTGGCTGAACAACGGCATGGTGTTAGTTCCTATCCGACTCATCGTCtgccttcttctccttttccgaATTGAAAAATGAGGTATAGTGAAGACATTTTTATTGGCCACatggggggagggaagaGGTGTATGtacccttccccccctcccatgACAAGGGGTGCCTCCGCGAATGGTCATTCGATGGGATTTAACCTCTTCTATCTggtataaaaattaaaaaaaaaaaaaaaaaaaaaaaaaataggatgGCCATTTCTACCGTTACGTAACGCTTGTTCCTTATTCCCTTCTAAATTGTATACAGAGTTGTGTTTCCTTTGTGTGTCTTtctagcaatttttttttttttttttttttttttttttttttttttaataaacaaAAGAGCATTTCGTTATTGCTATAGTTGTGCCTTTGACAGCTTGTTTTGCAAGCAGTCAGTTGGTGTGGAGTCTCCATAAGTTTGTAATACTCGCTCCCCATACATTGTATCCCTTCCTGTAGGGGATTTTCCCCCCACCTGTGGTGCCTTGTCTGTGTTGCCTCCCTCcatgaggaaaaataaaatgggacCCCAGTTCAATCCCTTCGGTTCGCCACAAACTGTGATTGAAGACTCCGTCAAAGGGGAAACGGATTATCTGAACAGAAAGTACAAAAATGAGAgattaataaaagaaaaagggggggaaaatataaattaggATCTCCCTCCCTTTGTAATGTTTGTCCTTCACCTCACTAATGTCGTTGTAGCATCTATGTGTGTAGATAATGCGTCAAGGTTTCTACTGCGGTGTTGCATCTATGAATGGTGTAGATTCACCGCTACCTCTGCCTGCACTCCTTTCCACTTAAAGTGAAACGCTAGAAAACTACCTGAGTCTGTATGATGAACCCATGAAAGTGGGACTAAACAGAGTAAAGGAAGACATCCAACTGAAGGATCCTCCTGGTTCCATGGATTCCATAATATTCAACGACATGGAAATGGGAGAAGAGAACTACAGTGTGCTAGACAATGTAGATGGGGATTCCCTACGAAGTTTTCCTGATTCCCGGTAACTTATTAAGACGACAGGATGATGTGCATTTTGACTTGCTCCGTAATTCCAATGGGGAGTGCACTTGTAGAAGGCCCTCTCCTATCCACTtgtttgcttcttttttccttcgcagAGATGACAGTTTTAGCAACACGGGTACCAACGATACACCCTTCCAGGAGCGCAGGTACGAAGTGGGTCAGTTGGCACTTGTCTCGCTTCCAGTTTACCAGTTAACCGGATGACCACGTGACTGCATGGCTGCTCACCACCCCCCCCTCCTACGTACCTCTCCTTGAAAGCGGCGAAGACGCGAAGCGCACACCAGAAATGGGACTTGTCCTGGAAGACAACTTCGAGTAGGGCATTTTATGAGGATCCTTCTCCCATGGGCATTGGGACCTATGCTCCCACTGACATCGCCTCCACCACTTTCACCGTTTCAACCGTTTCAACCGTTTCCACCACTTCTACCACTTCCACCGCTTTGCGACAGGGCCAGACGCAATGACAGCCTTCTCCTGGTGCACAGTTTCAAGGAGGGCCAGAGTGGGCCACTGGAAGAAACTCTAGTCGGATATttaggaagagaaaaggaggaggactCTCCCAAAGCTGTCGAGGTTAAGTACCTTGGTGATGATGGCACGGTTAATTACGTCGGGGATGCAGTCGAGGTCAGGCAGGTTGGTCAGGTGGACGACCTTAATATCCTTTGCGATGTCGAACCATTTATCCATCAGAAGAGGAACGAGTTTAGGTGAGTCATAGGTGAACCATAGGTGAGCCATAGGTTCGTGCATCCTTCACCCCCCCTCAATTCTGCTTAACCATTCGACAAAAAGCGCTACATGTTCACCCCCCCCTGGTGGACCGGCCCCTTCCTTCCAGTGATGCACATGGAGAACTGAGCCAAAAGGATAACCCCCAGAAAGGGAACTTCGAAAATCATCGTAAGTTCGAAGGACGGGGATGGAACAATCCGACTCATAACCTAGTCGAATGGTAGCCTCCCGCTTCACGGGAAGcacatcccccccccctcttcctTAGCAGATTTACAGAGCGAAATGCCCTACGATGAGTGTGCCCTAACGAACGGTTTCTTCGACACaatagaaaatataaacaccAAGGTGGtggagaaatacaaaaacttAAAAGGAGTTTCCGAAAGTCTAATAGGAGTTGTTACGAAGTCTGATTTCGAGCATAGAATAGATGAATTGCTCCAACTCAGCGATAAAAACTCTTTACTCATTGAGGAGTTCCGCAAGCAGAGCGAGGAGTGCATTCGCCGATGCCGCAAGTTTGAGACATCGTCTGAGCAGGTAAGGCCCATGCTCCTTCCTTCAGTCGTTTCCTTCACTGGCCTTTTTCCCGTTATTCGTTTTTCCGGTTATTCGTTTTTCCGGTTATTCGTTTTTCCGGTTATTCGTTTTTCCGGTTATTCGTTTTTCCGGTTATTCGTTTTTCCCGTCATCCTTCCTCACTTACCTgttctttcccctccccccccccaatgACAGCTCGTCGGAGAATGCATCGAGACTCTGGCAAATAGCAGTATCTGCTACGCAGAGTGGGTATGTCTGCACGCGCGCAAGGTGGACCCGTTGGAGGTGGTGCTCTCAGACGTGCAGGAGTTCGTCCGCGCAAATGAATAGGACAGGTGCCTTCCCGTAGTCGTTGGTGAAGCCAAGTGCTACGTATTACATGTTACATGTTACGTATTACATGTTACGTATTACATGTTACATGTTACATGATACGCGTTACGTGAGGAGTGCTTAGCTTGCCCTACATAAAGAGCGAACCGGGGGCGCGCGGAAAGGGAACAACATCGCGGATGTTAACCATGGAGGTGATAAACATAATAAGCCTATCCATGCCAAGCCCAAAACCCGCATGAGGGATATTACCATAACGGCGAAGTTCCAAGTATGGTTCATAGAGTTGGAGATCCAGACGTTTCTCTTTCATCCTCCTCTCCAAGGTGTGTATCCTTATCTCCCTTTCTGATCCGCCAACCACTTCTCCAACCTCCGGAAGGAGGATATCCATACAAGCTACTGTTTTTCCATCCTCATTTAGATTCATGTAAAAAGGCTTCATATTTTGTGGGTAGTTAATAACAACAACTGGAGATCGAAAGTGCATATCCGTTAAGAACTTCTGCTCCTCAAGAGTTAAGTCGGTTGTACGTACAGGTAGTTCATCTGTACGAACCATATTCTTCTTAATCACATGAATAGCTTCATTATACGTGATTACAACGAATGGTTTTTGCAAAACGTTCTGTAGCTTATGCTTCAATCCTTGATCATGGTGTTCATTGATGTAGTCGATATCCTCCGATTTGTACAGAGCAAATTTTATCATCGCCTTAATGTACTCTTCTGCAATAGATATTATGGAAGACAAATTGCAGAAGGCCAATTCTACTTCCATCATCAGGAACTCGCTCAGGTGTCTTACTGTATTGGAGTTTTCCGCACGGAAGCACTGGTTAAGCGTGAATACATCTCCCATGGAACAACAGAGGCATTCCAGGGCTAGTTGACTGGACACGTTTAGGTAGCatggttttttaaaaaaatctcTGGCGAAAGGGTTGTTCCCTTCGTGGGGATaaccttcctctttttgaaCTTCCCTTTTGCACCCTTCATCAGTGTCATATCCATCATGGAAATTTACATTGGTGTGTTCACCCCTGTGGTTCACCTGAGACATTAGCGTGGTTGcgtgaaataattttcccgCTCCCTCGCAGTCGTTGCTAGTTAGTACAGGTGTGTTGATGTACGTGCAGTTCTTCTCTCTCCAGAAATTAAACGTTTCCGTTACTATGTCGGATTTGAGTCTGAATACGCTACTGTAAAGTTTGGTTCTTGCTCGGAGGTGGGGGAAGCACCTCAGGTGTTCCTTGGTGTGGTACTTTTTGGAGATGGCGTAGTGCTTGGATGGGGAGCTGCGCAAGCCGCCATCGCCACTACCTTTCTCCCCTACGCCAACATCACCAGTACCTTTCTCCCCTAAACCACGATCATTGGTCTCCTCCCCTACGTCAACATCGCCACTACCTTTCTCCCCTAAACCACGATCATTGGTCTCCTCCCCTACGTCAACACCACCGTCCAACTTTCCGAGGAGTTTCACGTAGTGCGCCTTCTCCGCGGCCTGCACACAGAGCTCCACCTGTTGCTTCCTCCCCAAGGAGCCCTTCAGTTCTCCCACGCATTCCACCGCGTCATCCCTAAGCAACCGAGAAATTTGTCCATAGTTGGGGATACCAGAGTCGATTACGACTTGTAGGTTTTTCACGTGAGAGCCATCGTTGATGTCAATAAAGGAGAAGCGATTTTTCCCTACTGTTCTGATTGATTTGACCCATCCACAAACTGTATATTTTTGCCCTTCACGGTGAGTGACTTGGGCCCCAAGaatatcttttatttttgtgcgTCCACTTGGTTCCAGGTGTTGAGCACCAGACGGAAAGGATGGGAAAGCTTCACTCGACTTCTCACCCGACCGTTCACCCGACTTCTCACCCGATTCGTTGCCAACATGTTTACCTGTCTGTTCTCCAACGTTGCTTATCCACTGTGAGCCATTTTCACCGCTcagttttgcaaaaaatcgTTTCCTCCCTGGAGATCTGCTCCAATCCAATGCCCCATGTGCCCCCCTGGAGAAGTACCAACTGTACTTTGTGTTGtccttaaaaagaaaagcaccTCTCATGAGAGCtgtttctccctttcttcttcctcctgcgACTGTTGTCGTGTTCGTCGTTGTTCTCCTTGTTGTTGCTTTTATTCCTCCTTCCCGCCGTTGACGTAAGGGCCCCCTCTGA encodes the following:
- a CDS encoding phosphatidylinositol 4-kinase, putative is translated as MDNKTDHAEGQTSKEDADNVTEGADPSGQCATVAECDQREKCTSTPGESTSYRSLYKHNYKAHAYVDDFVCLRLKGRGGEVHDDRSSEEPKHCVDPFKGDSPMGGCTHDDSPDDRLGDKPVGEPSGNSVNLEEVPAPGRSNVGRGSVHRIDETSSPREDDQYVEVEKRMEDRQPDEGTYSKTGAQHSNQNNEEKRENSNLCIHADDNYTLQGNHRSDNHMKEENSPHESNHPSEDMPSWEVHKMQEKDQPAEKQKKIKIIEMFKMKLENKEMNRSRHFCDDVYGSRHDGQVHHPGSSCYDDERVGEHDDEHDGKRDDDHSGVDSPSTSSNRRTQIRESISRIFSESPSSKPKIINEIKCSDSHVGEGDDGGGSHHGGSSNDRESHHGNSSNDRDKADNKANGAKSALKEGSLLRLFRCEYFDTHLHIRYLYDRREVGVHEYLVNSLYTQRKYEDILFYLPQLSLISLVRYDSSSLYRFLLYKASKSMHFALKLSWIYHSIVEDNTSKYKDLAHKMTQEIEMAVVNCKPFNSKCTSGNENKQSYLLNLAHPLLFKRKYIIKRIKDNARFRQNRLFKNCLQRPCNSYLLKGSEPEGQGKVEPGGQSKVEPEGQGKVEPGGQSKVETVGQGKVKMASPKKCRKRETTSTAPPPKLPHCYIINSGALSIARAKVKLPSTYAKLGNPLSASKFFLPEFSCSFDMIEDLQQFFMKQRRCDYFSLLNNFVNLTISVSNLLSTEPDIEIRNELLNRFIYSLNSWMLMRRCIVAACTNVFSMTGLCIPLECLSSSSHLNHRREQRTNKCSSLQILHFNYDECKIFFSKKRAPYLLMFEVADLDEDISHIPDNLFYPTRGENQPDRETSHSGVKGPIDGTGGETTDSATRHISDSVTGTVTHTMNDEVPLDESTLQPQPQPRRKGHRIEKNFCSSKNYGIFNENSSSYDYEPRSSMYDGKRKKKKKKKKKKKSESGEGEEEEDKGQTDQSNSDVEQGNDVLKESNNMGKDKVKGKKTHANLDDLKMEHLYVYNCIVNDLRKENLISFPSVEEDNLSIIRKCIGMKVDEDDEEDNEENGEEDDDGDVENDGESSVECASGHVEQVNPEPTNLQQASPNLSITPTEEGIGEGAKNFLVTPRSASMPNYLSSSMEKCNISSNDNDSNEIKTSVESISSELSGLSPGGLYENKMGAEDGECNLSRGKDPDDGHIAAQPSDPSLVTTHTRNSLHSSGEKTIDPLDISEYFKPENYTNEEFKKKNCRIIKRLLWGELFEEKKKKIRKTSPYGKLKTWDLKCVIVKGGDDLRQELLASQLIRQFKVIFENAGLPLWLRPYEILVTGANSGIIEYVNDTCSVDSLKRKFGVESISTIFNVVFADYIFEAKKNFIESHAAYSLISYLLQVKDRHNGNLLLDSDGHLIHIDYGFMLTNSPGNVNFETSPFKLTQEYLDIMDGEKSENYEYFRRLIVSGFLEARKHSEEIILFVELMMPALKIPCFANGTQFCIDSLKERFMTNLAVDVCIQRINALIESSINNFRSVQYDYFQRITNGIM
- a CDS encoding asparagine--tRNA ligase, putative, whose translation is MGIAFSHLVLSITLLGLLARGIQRSKGRVGANALTLQLCGQRGPLRQRREGGIKATTRRTTTNTTTVAGGRRKGETALMRGAFLFKDNTKYSWYFSRGAHGALDWSRSPGRKRFFAKLSGENGSQWISNVGEQTGKHVGNESGEKSGERSGEKSSEAFPSFPSGAQHLEPSGRTKIKDILGAQVTHREGQKYTVCGWVKSIRTVGKNRFSFIDINDGSHVKNLQVVIDSGIPNYGQISRLLRDDAVECVGELKGSLGRKQQVELCVQAAEKAHYVKLLGKLDGGVDVGEETNDRGLGEKGSGDVDVGEETNDRGLGEKGTGDVGVGEKGSGDGGLRSSPSKHYAISKKYHTKEHLRCFPHLRARTKLYSSVFRLKSDIVTETFNFWREKNCTYINTPVLTSNDCEGAGKLFHATTLMSQVNHRGEHTNVNFHDGYDTDEGCKREVQKEEGYPHEGNNPFARDFFKKPCYLNVSSQLALECLCCSMGDVFTLNQCFRAENSNTVRHLSEFLMMEVELAFCNLSSIISIAEEYIKAMIKFALYKSEDIDYINEHHDQGLKHKLQNVLQKPFVVITYNEAIHVIKKNMVRTDELPVRTTDLTLEEQKFLTDMHFRSPVVVINYPQNMKPFYMNLNEDGKTVACMDILLPEVGEVVGGSEREIRIHTLERRMKEKRLDLQLYEPYLELRRYGNIPHAGFGLGMDRLIMFITSMVNIRDVVPFPRAPGSLFM